A genomic segment from Psychrobacter arcticus 273-4 encodes:
- the gcvP gene encoding aminomethyl-transferring glycine dehydrogenase — MTISQNPTLDTFKGLFNEAEFVYRHLGSNDAKQADLLSAIGYKDMATFINDTVPEPVRLHKELDLPVAMSEHAALAKLRTMADDITVNKSYIGQGYSPVRMPAVIQRNVLENPGWYTAYTPYQAEIAQGRLEALLNFQQVCIDLTGLELAGASLLDEATAAAEAMAMSKRVSKSKSMQFFVDDRVYSQTLDVINTRAKYFGWEVVVGDFELAKSGDYFGALFQYVGVEGDVKDLTDVIAAVKKNKTYVNVVSDIMSLVLLKSPADMGADVALGSTQRFGIPMGFGGPHAAYFAFSDKAKRSAPGRIIGVSKDSQGNTALRMALQTREQHIRREKANSNICTSQVLLANLAGMYAVYHGPGGVKRIATRIHAFATAFADVIKNANDSNLNVVHDQFFDSVVIDCGSEKLATQIFENADNVGYNLWRLGDSKLSVAFSETSDQEDFKILTQLFVTKAHDLPEDARISLDSTHLRTDDILTHPVFNSHHTEHEMLRYLKSLEDKDLAMNRSMISLGSCTMKLNATSEMLPITWPEFANVHPFAPRDQVTGYVAMIDSLQEQLKAITGFDDVSMQPNSGASGEYAGLLAIRRYHESLGETDRDVCLIPMSAHGTNPATAMMMGMKVVVVKTDDNGNVDIDDLTAKSEEHSARLGALMITYPSTHGVFEEGIRKICDLIHKHGGQVYMDGANMNAQVGMMQPADVGADVLHMNLHKTFCIPHGGGGPGMGPIGMKSHLAPFMANHTLSPVHNAQKDCSAVSAAPYGSASILPISWMYIAMMGRDGLLKATELALLNANYVAAELKDYYPVLYTGKNGRVAHECIIDIRPLKEETGISESDIAKRLMDYGFHSPTMSFPVAGTLMIEPTESESKEELDRFISALKSIKAEAMKAKAGEDNWTLENNPLVNAPHTAAMVIDGEWTYPYSRETAAFPLPYIRTNKFWPSVARVDDAYGDKNLMCSCPSIENYM; from the coding sequence ATGACTATCTCTCAAAACCCAACGCTTGATACATTTAAAGGCTTATTCAACGAAGCTGAATTTGTTTATCGTCATCTTGGCTCCAATGATGCCAAACAAGCTGACTTGCTCAGTGCCATTGGATATAAAGACATGGCAACGTTTATCAACGATACCGTGCCCGAACCAGTACGCCTGCATAAAGAATTAGATTTGCCAGTGGCAATGAGTGAGCACGCCGCACTTGCTAAATTGCGTACGATGGCTGACGACATCACGGTTAATAAAAGCTATATCGGTCAAGGGTATTCGCCTGTGCGTATGCCTGCAGTCATTCAGCGTAATGTGCTTGAAAATCCAGGTTGGTATACTGCTTACACGCCTTATCAAGCGGAAATCGCTCAAGGTCGCCTAGAAGCGCTGCTAAACTTCCAACAAGTTTGTATTGATCTGACTGGTCTTGAACTTGCTGGTGCTTCATTGCTAGATGAAGCAACGGCTGCTGCTGAAGCCATGGCAATGTCGAAGCGTGTGAGCAAAAGCAAATCTATGCAGTTTTTCGTTGATGACCGCGTGTATTCACAAACGCTAGACGTTATCAATACCCGTGCTAAATACTTTGGTTGGGAAGTGGTTGTTGGTGATTTTGAACTAGCTAAATCAGGCGACTATTTTGGTGCATTGTTCCAATATGTCGGTGTTGAAGGCGATGTCAAAGACCTAACCGACGTTATCGCTGCCGTTAAGAAAAACAAAACTTATGTAAATGTCGTCAGTGACATCATGAGCTTGGTGTTATTAAAATCACCAGCTGATATGGGTGCGGACGTGGCTTTAGGTAGCACGCAGCGCTTTGGTATTCCAATGGGTTTTGGTGGTCCACATGCCGCCTACTTTGCGTTCTCTGATAAAGCCAAACGCTCAGCGCCTGGTCGTATCATCGGAGTCTCAAAAGACTCACAAGGCAATACTGCACTACGTATGGCACTGCAAACCCGTGAGCAGCATATCCGCCGCGAAAAAGCCAACTCAAACATCTGTACCTCACAAGTACTATTGGCAAACCTAGCCGGTATGTATGCCGTTTATCATGGTCCAGGTGGCGTGAAGCGTATCGCTACTCGTATTCATGCATTTGCTACTGCCTTTGCTGATGTCATCAAAAATGCCAACGACAGCAATTTGAACGTGGTACATGACCAATTCTTTGACAGCGTCGTCATTGATTGCGGCTCAGAAAAACTTGCTACCCAAATCTTTGAAAATGCTGACAATGTTGGTTATAACTTATGGCGTCTTGGTGACAGCAAATTAAGCGTAGCGTTTAGTGAAACCAGTGATCAGGAAGACTTTAAGATCCTCACTCAACTGTTCGTTACTAAAGCACATGACCTACCAGAAGATGCTCGCATCTCTCTTGATAGCACTCATTTGCGTACCGATGATATCTTGACGCATCCAGTATTTAACTCGCATCATACTGAGCATGAAATGCTGCGCTATTTAAAGTCGCTTGAAGACAAAGATTTGGCGATGAACCGCAGTATGATTTCACTTGGTAGCTGTACCATGAAATTGAATGCCACCAGTGAGATGCTACCGATTACTTGGCCTGAATTTGCCAATGTACATCCTTTTGCACCACGCGATCAAGTCACAGGCTACGTTGCCATGATTGATAGCTTGCAAGAGCAACTAAAAGCCATCACCGGTTTTGATGATGTCTCTATGCAGCCAAACTCTGGCGCTTCAGGGGAATATGCTGGTTTGCTAGCGATTCGCCGTTATCATGAATCACTTGGTGAGACTGACCGCGATGTTTGCTTGATTCCTATGTCAGCGCATGGCACCAACCCTGCGACTGCGATGATGATGGGCATGAAAGTGGTTGTGGTCAAAACTGATGACAATGGCAACGTTGATATCGATGACCTAACTGCCAAATCTGAAGAACATAGCGCCCGTCTAGGTGCATTGATGATCACTTACCCATCGACGCATGGCGTGTTTGAAGAAGGTATCCGTAAAATCTGTGACCTCATCCATAAACATGGCGGTCAAGTTTATATGGATGGTGCCAATATGAATGCGCAGGTTGGCATGATGCAGCCGGCTGACGTTGGTGCTGATGTACTGCACATGAACTTGCATAAAACCTTCTGTATTCCGCATGGCGGCGGTGGTCCTGGTATGGGTCCTATCGGTATGAAGTCACACTTGGCACCATTTATGGCCAACCATACCTTAAGCCCTGTACACAATGCGCAAAAAGACTGCTCAGCAGTATCAGCAGCCCCTTATGGCTCAGCAAGCATCTTACCAATTTCATGGATGTACATTGCCATGATGGGCCGTGATGGTTTATTAAAAGCGACTGAGCTGGCGCTACTGAACGCCAACTATGTCGCTGCTGAATTAAAAGACTATTACCCTGTGCTATATACAGGTAAAAACGGCCGCGTTGCTCACGAATGTATCATCGATATTCGTCCTTTAAAAGAAGAGACGGGCATCAGTGAAAGCGATATCGCGAAACGTTTAATGGATTATGGTTTCCACTCACCAACCATGAGTTTCCCAGTAGCAGGCACCTTGATGATAGAGCCGACAGAATCTGAGTCGAAAGAAGAGCTTGATCGCTTTATCAGTGCCCTAAAATCTATCAAAGCGGAAGCGATGAAAGCCAAAGCTGGTGAAGACAACTGGACGTTAGAGAACAACCCATTGGTCAATGCTCCGCATACAGCTGCCATGGTAATTGATGGCGAATGGACATATCCATACAGCCGTGAGACAGCAGCATTCCCACTGCCTTATATCCGTACCAATAAGTTCTGGCCAAGTGTGGCACGTGTCGATGATGCTTATGGTGATAAGAACCTAATGTGTTCTTGCCCAAGTATCGAAAACTATATGTAA
- a CDS encoding nitroreductase family protein, producing MNANTGNKDSLATPSHTPQLQAFCDVVESRRSVRRFTDAPIPDDVLADCLRLAMLAPNSSNLQPWEFYVIDDADKRKRAVKNCMNQNAAKTSARLIAVVARTDVWHDHAKKILREYPDMPVPKKVKDYYNKVVALDFLRGPANVVSVAKWSAIQVVRRIKGPIKSPYYTFEDTKNWATNNTALAAGNLMLALRAHGFDSCPMGGFDEPAMKRLLKLSNHHHIVMMIGAGERADNGVYNTQFRFEQDQFVHYV from the coding sequence ATGAATGCTAATACTGGCAATAAAGACAGTCTTGCGACGCCTAGTCACACCCCGCAGCTGCAAGCGTTTTGTGACGTGGTAGAGTCACGCCGTTCAGTACGCCGATTTACAGATGCGCCGATACCTGACGATGTGTTAGCAGACTGTCTGCGTTTGGCGATGCTTGCACCAAACTCAAGCAATCTTCAGCCATGGGAGTTTTATGTGATTGATGATGCTGACAAGCGCAAGCGCGCGGTCAAAAACTGCATGAATCAAAACGCAGCAAAAACCTCAGCGCGCTTAATCGCTGTCGTTGCTCGTACTGACGTTTGGCATGACCACGCCAAAAAAATCCTACGTGAATACCCTGATATGCCGGTGCCAAAAAAAGTCAAAGACTACTACAACAAAGTCGTTGCCTTAGATTTTTTGCGTGGACCTGCTAACGTAGTATCAGTAGCTAAGTGGAGCGCCATTCAAGTAGTTAGACGAATAAAAGGTCCTATTAAGTCGCCTTACTATACCTTTGAAGATACCAAAAACTGGGCAACCAATAACACCGCCTTAGCGGCTGGAAACCTGATGCTTGCACTGCGTGCGCATGGCTTTGATAGCTGTCCGATGGGCGGTTTCGATGAGCCTGCGATGAAGCGCTTATTAAAGCTGAGTAATCATCATCATATCGTTATGATGATTGGTGCTGGCGAGCGTGCTGATAATGGTGTCTACAATACCCAGTTCCGCTTTGAGCAAGATCAATTTGTACATTACGTATAA
- the gcvH gene encoding glycine cleavage system protein GcvH has translation MSNIPAELKYIASHEWLRLEDDGTITVGITDHAQDLLGDVVFVELPDVGDIIAVDDEISVVESVKAASDVYAPISGEVVAINEALEDDPEIINSDPYGEGWFFRMKPDNIADYEALLTADEYENEL, from the coding sequence ATGAGTAATATCCCAGCAGAACTAAAATACATTGCCAGCCATGAGTGGTTACGCTTAGAAGACGACGGTACTATCACTGTTGGTATCACTGACCATGCTCAAGACCTATTAGGTGACGTGGTATTTGTTGAATTGCCAGACGTGGGTGACATCATCGCTGTTGATGACGAAATCTCAGTGGTTGAATCAGTAAAAGCAGCTTCTGACGTTTATGCGCCTATCTCAGGTGAAGTCGTTGCCATCAACGAAGCGCTAGAAGATGACCCGGAAATCATCAACTCTGACCCATATGGCGAAGGTTGGTTCTTCAGAATGAAGCCTGACAATATCGCTGACTACGAAGCACTTCTGACTGCTGATGAGTACGAAAACGAGCTGTAA
- the gcvT gene encoding glycine cleavage system aminomethyltransferase GcvT yields MTDTQNTNSQAPQRTPLYQSHVDSDGKLVDFSGWELPIHYGSQIEEHEAVRTDAGMFDVSHMVIVDIKGLDAKAWLQKLLANDVDKLKTIGKALYSPMLNEEGGIIDDLIVYLSNSEETEYRIVSNAGTRDKDMAQFEKVAKDFDVTLTERTDLAMLAVQGPNAVEKLAKIKPSWADTLAALKPFVGADLTDIEGKDWFVARTGYTGEDGVEVIMHGDDAPAFFEQLKANGIKPAGLGARDTLRMEAGMNLYGHDMNEDVSPYECNMGWTLALKDERDFVGRKAMVSKRKQSKDDNTAMKQVGLLLTTRGVLREGMSVTINQGTDNEQTGIITSGTFSPSLKNSIAIARVPDSVSAEDNVQVDLRGKGKFVDVRVLKLPFVRNGKQQFDS; encoded by the coding sequence ATGACCGATACTCAAAATACCAACAGCCAAGCCCCTCAACGCACGCCCCTTTATCAGTCTCATGTCGATAGTGATGGAAAGCTGGTGGACTTTTCTGGCTGGGAGCTGCCGATTCATTATGGCTCACAAATCGAAGAGCATGAAGCGGTGCGTACCGACGCCGGTATGTTTGATGTCTCTCACATGGTTATTGTCGATATTAAAGGCTTGGATGCCAAAGCATGGCTACAAAAACTATTGGCTAATGACGTCGATAAACTCAAAACAATTGGTAAAGCTCTTTATTCACCTATGTTGAATGAAGAAGGCGGCATTATCGATGACTTAATCGTTTATTTATCGAATAGCGAAGAAACTGAATACCGTATCGTATCAAATGCCGGAACGCGTGATAAAGATATGGCACAGTTTGAAAAAGTAGCGAAAGACTTTGATGTTACCTTAACTGAGCGTACAGACCTTGCTATGCTTGCCGTTCAAGGACCTAATGCCGTTGAAAAATTGGCAAAAATTAAACCCAGTTGGGCTGATACCTTAGCGGCGCTAAAACCTTTTGTCGGTGCTGACTTAACCGATATCGAAGGCAAAGATTGGTTCGTCGCTCGTACTGGCTACACTGGTGAAGATGGCGTTGAAGTCATTATGCATGGCGATGATGCGCCGGCGTTCTTTGAGCAATTAAAAGCCAATGGCATAAAGCCTGCCGGTCTTGGCGCTCGTGATACCTTGCGTATGGAAGCGGGTATGAACCTTTATGGTCATGACATGAATGAAGATGTCAGCCCTTATGAATGCAACATGGGCTGGACATTGGCGCTAAAAGACGAGCGTGACTTTGTTGGTCGCAAAGCTATGGTCAGCAAACGCAAGCAGTCAAAAGATGACAATACCGCTATGAAGCAAGTGGGCTTATTGCTAACCACACGTGGTGTGTTACGTGAAGGTATGAGCGTCACCATCAATCAAGGCACCGACAATGAGCAAACTGGTATCATTACCAGTGGCACATTCTCCCCTAGTCTAAAAAATTCAATCGCTATCGCTCGTGTTCCTGACAGCGTGTCAGCTGAAGACAATGTACAAGTAGATTTGCGCGGTAAAGGCAAATTCGTCGATGTGCGCGTACTTAAGCTACCTTTTGTCCGCAATGGCAAGCAGCAGTTTGACTCATAG